The Pseudomonas sp. G2-4 genome window below encodes:
- a CDS encoding TrkH family potassium uptake protein: protein MSIAVVRFIGFILGIFLITLAASMAIPLLTLVMYGRNDDLSAFLWSSLITFVCGIALVARGRPAHTQIRPRDMYLLTTASWVIVCSFAALPMVFIQHISYTDAFFETMSGITTTGSTILTGLDNASPGLLIWRSMLHWLGGIGFIGMAVAILPLLRVGGMRLFQTESSDWSEKVTPRSHVAATYILWIYVGLTALATLALWWAGMTPFDAINHAMSLISTGGFSTSDSSLGHWTQPAIHWVSVIVMMAGALPFTLYVATLRGNTRALFRDQQVRGFVGFLVITWLVVGTWLSLNSDYTWWDAVRIVAVNVTSVVTTTGVALGDYTLWGSFALLLFFYLTFVGGCSGSTSGGLKIFRFQVAGALLMSSLKQLIHPRAVIQKKYNNHPIDEEIVRSLLTFSFFFTITIGAIALGLALIGLDWTTALTGAATAVCNVGPGLGTIIGPAGNFSTLPDAAKWLLTIGMLLGRLEILTVMVLFTPVFWKY from the coding sequence ATGTCCATTGCGGTAGTGCGGTTTATCGGTTTCATTCTCGGTATTTTCCTGATCACCCTCGCTGCCAGCATGGCAATCCCACTTTTGACGTTGGTGATGTACGGGCGCAACGATGACCTGTCGGCGTTTTTGTGGTCGAGCCTGATCACCTTTGTCTGTGGCATCGCCCTGGTGGCGCGAGGTCGGCCCGCGCACACCCAGATACGCCCGCGGGACATGTACCTGTTGACCACCGCCAGCTGGGTCATCGTCTGCAGCTTCGCCGCCCTGCCCATGGTGTTCATCCAGCACATCAGCTACACCGATGCCTTTTTCGAGACCATGTCGGGTATCACCACCACCGGCTCGACCATCCTCACCGGACTGGACAACGCCTCCCCCGGTCTGTTGATCTGGCGCTCGATGCTGCACTGGCTCGGCGGGATCGGTTTCATCGGCATGGCGGTGGCGATCCTGCCACTGCTGCGGGTCGGCGGCATGCGACTGTTCCAGACCGAATCGTCGGACTGGTCGGAGAAGGTCACACCACGCTCCCACGTCGCCGCGACCTACATCCTGTGGATCTACGTCGGGTTGACCGCACTCGCCACCCTTGCCCTGTGGTGGGCCGGCATGACGCCCTTCGACGCGATCAATCACGCGATGTCCTTGATTTCCACCGGCGGCTTTTCCACGTCGGATTCATCCCTGGGACATTGGACTCAACCCGCCATTCACTGGGTGTCGGTGATCGTCATGATGGCAGGCGCACTGCCATTCACCTTGTATGTCGCCACCTTGCGCGGCAACACGCGCGCGCTGTTCAGGGACCAGCAAGTCAGGGGGTTCGTCGGGTTTCTGGTCATCACCTGGCTCGTGGTGGGGACCTGGCTGAGCCTGAACAGTGACTACACCTGGTGGGACGCGGTGCGTATCGTGGCCGTCAACGTGACGTCAGTGGTGACTACTACGGGTGTGGCGCTGGGTGATTACACCTTATGGGGCAGTTTTGCCTTGCTGTTGTTCTTCTATCTGACGTTTGTCGGCGGCTGTTCGGGCTCCACGTCCGGCGGGTTGAAAATCTTCCGCTTCCAAGTGGCCGGGGCGTTGCTGATGAGCAGTCTGAAACAATTGATCCATCCCCGGGCGGTGATTCAGAAAAAATACAACAACCACCCCATCGATGAAGAGATCGTCCGCTCGCTGCTGACGTTTTCGTTTTTCTTCACCATCACCATCGGCGCTATCGCCCTGGGGTTGGCGCTGATCGGCCTCGACTGGACAACCGCCTTGACCGGCGCGGCCACCGCCGTGTGCAACGTAGGCCCGGGGCTGGGTACGATCATCGGGCCAGCCGGTAACTTCTCGACGTTGCCGGATGCGGCGAAGTGGCTGCTGACCATTGGCATGCTTCTGGGTCGCCTGGAAATCCTGACGGTGATGGTGTTGTTCACCCCAGTGTTCTGGAAGTATTGA
- a CDS encoding LysE family translocator: MSLILSMAAFALVASITPGPVNIVALSSGARYGFRATLRHVAGATLGFVLLLVLMGLGLHEVLQRWPGLTRVVQLGGVAFLLYMAWKLAMDNGHLGAKDEDRAPSMFYGALMQWLNPKAWLACVAGMGAFVADGEARLVWQFAAVYLVICYVSVGCWAYAGSFLRIWLGNPATMRLFNRAMAVLLVVSAVYLLLP, encoded by the coding sequence ATGAGTCTGATTCTTTCCATGGCGGCGTTTGCCTTGGTCGCCTCCATTACACCAGGGCCGGTCAACATTGTGGCCCTCAGTTCCGGGGCACGATACGGGTTTCGAGCGACCTTGCGCCATGTGGCCGGCGCGACCCTGGGCTTTGTCTTATTACTGGTGCTGATGGGACTTGGGTTGCATGAAGTGCTGCAACGCTGGCCCGGGCTCACGCGGGTGGTGCAACTGGGGGGCGTGGCGTTTCTGCTGTACATGGCATGGAAGTTGGCGATGGACAATGGGCACTTGGGCGCCAAGGACGAGGACCGGGCGCCGTCGATGTTCTACGGTGCGCTGATGCAATGGCTCAACCCCAAGGCCTGGCTGGCCTGTGTGGCGGGGATGGGCGCGTTCGTGGCCGATGGGGAGGCACGACTGGTGTGGCAGTTTGCGGCTGTCTACTTGGTGATCTGCTACGTCTCGGTGGGCTGCTGGGCCTATGCCGGCAGTTTCTTGCGCATCTGGCTGGGCAATCCGGCGACCATGCGCCTGTTCAACCGGGCGATGGCGGTGTTGCTGGTGGTAAGTGCGGTGTATTTGCTGTTGCCTTGA